A single window of Rubripirellula lacrimiformis DNA harbors:
- a CDS encoding restriction endonuclease subunit S, with translation MPLISDIAEVRMGYHFRGRVQEEPGGNALVLQIRDVDEDGRFDPEALTPMEIPNLPNHALSAGDAVFLARGARRYAFLFDAVSHDNIVPAGYFMVLRANHERVRPGYLAWAINQDRFQALIDSVSAGTAVPQITKSNLTRLSIDVPDLQTQDRIAAIDSLMKRERTLMQHLTDRRSALLRAAARGADD, from the coding sequence ATGCCCTTGATCAGCGACATTGCCGAAGTCCGGATGGGCTATCACTTTCGCGGCCGGGTTCAGGAGGAACCCGGTGGCAATGCGTTGGTGCTGCAGATTCGCGATGTGGATGAAGATGGTCGGTTCGATCCGGAAGCATTGACGCCGATGGAGATTCCGAATTTGCCAAATCACGCACTGTCGGCTGGCGATGCTGTGTTCTTGGCTCGCGGTGCCCGCCGGTATGCGTTTCTGTTTGATGCAGTGAGCCACGACAACATCGTGCCGGCTGGATATTTCATGGTGCTTCGTGCCAATCACGAGCGGGTTCGACCGGGGTATTTGGCTTGGGCGATTAACCAGGATCGGTTCCAGGCCCTAATTGACTCGGTGTCGGCGGGCACGGCAGTGCCTCAGATCACGAAGAGCAATTTGACCAGACTTTCCATCGATGTGCCTGACCTACAGACGCAAGATCGTATCGCCGCGATCGACTCGCTGATGAAACGTGAACGAACACTGATGCAACACCTGACAGACCGGCGGTC